Proteins found in one Deinococcota bacterium genomic segment:
- the ffh gene encoding signal recognition particle protein — translation MFQGLGDKLQSVFDGLKGRGRLSEADVKAALREVRIALLEADVNLEVARDFTKRVQERAVGSEVLMSLNPDQRVIAIVKDELALVLGGKAAQPSLRSDGNLWFMMGLQGAGKTTTAGKLAYKYKSQGRRPLLVAADTQRPAARDQLRVLGKGIGVPVLEVEDGESARRTKERLDSYLRQDYRDLVIVDTAGRLQIDEVLMDQLAELKDALHPSEAMLVVDAMTGQQTLTVARSFDERIGVSGLIMTKMDGDARGGAALSAKHVTGKPIYFAGVSEKIDGLESFHPDRIAGRILGMGDVLTLIEKAKTLEGEVDEPGSLKDFNLQDMLTQMKQLKKMGSFTDLIKMIPGVNKMIPAGTSVDEGEIARVEAIISSMTEAERRKPRLLNASRRQRIARGSGTTVQDVNRLMKNYEQMKKLMKKMAGRGGFNPAMFGK, via the coding sequence ATGTTTCAAGGTTTAGGTGACAAACTTCAATCGGTCTTCGATGGCTTAAAGGGCCGCGGGCGTTTGAGCGAGGCTGACGTCAAGGCGGCGCTCCGCGAGGTGCGCATCGCCCTGCTGGAAGCCGACGTCAATTTGGAGGTCGCCCGCGACTTCACCAAGCGGGTTCAGGAGAGGGCGGTCGGCTCCGAAGTGCTGATGTCCTTGAATCCCGACCAGCGCGTCATCGCCATCGTCAAGGACGAGCTCGCCCTAGTGCTGGGCGGCAAAGCAGCGCAACCGTCGCTGAGGAGCGACGGCAACTTGTGGTTCATGATGGGCCTGCAGGGCGCCGGCAAAACGACCACGGCGGGCAAGCTGGCCTACAAGTACAAGAGCCAGGGCAGAAGGCCGCTCCTGGTCGCCGCCGACACCCAGCGTCCCGCCGCGCGCGACCAGCTCCGCGTCCTGGGCAAGGGGATCGGCGTGCCCGTCTTGGAAGTCGAGGACGGCGAGTCCGCAAGGCGCACCAAGGAGCGCCTGGACAGCTATCTGCGTCAGGACTACCGCGACCTGGTCATCGTGGACACCGCCGGCAGGTTGCAGATCGACGAGGTCCTGATGGACCAGCTCGCCGAGCTCAAGGACGCGCTCCATCCGAGCGAGGCCATGCTGGTCGTCGACGCCATGACCGGCCAGCAGACCCTGACGGTAGCGCGCAGCTTCGACGAGCGCATCGGCGTTTCAGGACTCATCATGACCAAGATGGACGGTGACGCCAGGGGCGGCGCGGCCCTGTCGGCCAAGCACGTCACCGGCAAGCCCATCTACTTCGCCGGCGTCAGCGAGAAGATCGACGGCTTGGAGTCATTCCACCCCGATAGAATTGCCGGGCGCATCCTCGGCATGGGCGACGTGCTCACCCTTATCGAAAAGGCCAAGACGCTCGAAGGCGAGGTAGACGAGCCCGGAAGCCTCAAGGACTTCAACCTCCAAGACATGCTCACCCAGATGAAGCAGCTCAAGAAGATGGGCTCCTTTACCGACCTCATCAAGATGATTCCCGGCGTCAACAAGATGATCCCGGCGGGCACCAGCGTCGACGAGGGCGAGATCGCCCGGGTCGAGGCGATCATCTCGAGCATGACCGAGGCCGAACGCCGCAAGCCCAGGCTGCTAAACGCCTCGAGGCGCCAGCGCATCGCCCGCGGCTCGGGCACCACCGTGCAAGACGTCAACCGCTTGATGAAAAACTACGAGCAGATGAAAAAACTCATGAAGAAGATGGCTGGCCGCGGCGGCTTTAACCCTGCTATGTTCGGCAAATAA
- the rpsP gene encoding 30S ribosomal protein S16, whose amino-acid sequence MVKIRLMRMGAKKNPHYRVVVVDARQKRSSDYLESLGYYDPRKTTATPLKINVERAQYWLGSGAQPTSTTVRLLEQAGVKVGKVLAKRRPTVAKTSEAHA is encoded by the coding sequence ATGGTCAAGATTCGTCTCATGCGCATGGGCGCCAAAAAGAACCCTCACTACCGCGTGGTCGTCGTGGACGCGCGGCAAAAGCGCTCCTCGGACTACCTCGAGTCGCTCGGCTACTACGACCCCCGCAAGACCACCGCGACGCCTTTGAAGATCAACGTCGAGCGCGCCCAGTACTGGCTTGGCAGCGGCGCCCAGCCCACCAGCACCACCGTCAGGCTCTTGGAGCAGGCCGGCGTCAAGGTCGGCAAGGTGCTCGCCAAGCGCCGTCCCACCGTCGCCAAGACCAGCGAGGCCCACGCCTAG
- a CDS encoding KH domain-containing protein, which produces MSTELVSFIAQNLVAEPAQLRVEARQEEGLTLIEIRCAPGDAGRIIGRGGRVINSIRTLARAAADGQSKIDVNLVEN; this is translated from the coding sequence ATGTCCACCGAACTCGTCTCCTTCATCGCCCAAAACCTCGTCGCCGAGCCCGCGCAGCTGCGGGTCGAGGCGCGGCAGGAGGAGGGCTTGACCCTTATCGAGATTCGCTGCGCGCCCGGCGACGCCGGCCGGATCATCGGCCGGGGCGGCCGGGTGATCAATAGCATCCGCACCCTGGCGCGCGCCGCCGCCGACGGCCAGAGCAAGATAGACGTCAACCTGGTAGAGAATTGA
- the rimM gene encoding ribosome maturation factor RimM (Essential for efficient processing of 16S rRNA) → MNDQTTPTPEGYVLLGRFGKTFQLEGGLRFRPLGDAEEAALERLESVFVAGLGERRVKRLRLVSGRPVLYLAGVTSVETAKGLVNSEVFAPKGALPEPEEGEFYLDDLIGLPVTVDGKPFGAVAEVFEAGAQDVLVLEHDEREFLVPLQAPYVEVEDDRVVITDPPEGLLEP, encoded by the coding sequence GTGAACGACCAAACCACCCCGACCCCAGAGGGTTACGTGCTCTTGGGGCGCTTCGGCAAGACCTTTCAGCTCGAGGGAGGGCTTCGTTTTCGCCCGCTCGGCGACGCCGAGGAGGCGGCACTGGAGAGGCTGGAGTCGGTCTTCGTGGCCGGTCTCGGGGAACGGAGGGTCAAGAGGCTGCGCCTGGTCTCGGGACGGCCCGTCCTCTATCTGGCGGGCGTCACCAGCGTCGAGACGGCCAAGGGCCTGGTCAACAGCGAGGTGTTCGCGCCCAAGGGAGCCCTGCCCGAGCCCGAGGAGGGCGAGTTCTATTTGGACGACCTCATCGGCCTGCCCGTCACCGTGGACGGCAAGCCCTTCGGCGCGGTGGCGGAGGTGTTCGAGGCGGGCGCGCAGGACGTGCTGGTGCTCGAGCACGACGAGCGCGAGTTCCTGGTCCCTCTGCAAGCACCCTACGTCGAGGTCGAGGACGACCGCGTCGTCATCACCGACCCGCCGGAAGGGCTTTTGGAGCCTTAA
- a CDS encoding ribbon-helix-helix domain-containing protein — translation MFNIKLEVGMIGVRLDKETEEKLEELARQTGRSKSYYVREALTEYLAEREDYLLALARLEKQGPRVSLEALERELGLEG, via the coding sequence ATGTTTAACATCAAGCTGGAGGTCGGGATGATTGGTGTGAGGCTCGACAAGGAAACCGAAGAGAAGCTCGAGGAACTGGCGCGCCAAACCGGGCGCTCCAAAAGTTACTATGTCCGTGAAGCGCTCACGGAGTATCTTGCCGAACGCGAGGACTATCTGCTTGCCCTGGCACGGCTCGAGAAGCAGGGGCCGCGGGTTTCGCTGGAAGCGCTCGAGCGTGAGCTCGGGCTCGAGGGTTGA
- a CDS encoding Na+/H+ antiporter subunit E: MSRRHLRVAPLRLVGFTFLWWVLSEGVLTDWPLVLLFALLATASSLLLLPPGSFRLRPLGLVRFVPYFLWQSLLGGLDVARRALSPALPLAPGFIEVPLGLKGEAAQAFFVWTVSLLPGTAGAELLGGSLKVHVLDVGQNNLEKLRALERKVAGLFAEEA; this comes from the coding sequence GTGAGCAGGCGTCATCTGCGCGTCGCGCCCTTGCGCCTGGTGGGCTTCACCTTTCTCTGGTGGGTCTTGAGCGAGGGTGTCCTTACGGACTGGCCGCTCGTCTTGCTCTTCGCCCTCCTCGCTACCGCCTCGAGCCTGCTGCTGCTGCCGCCGGGGAGCTTTCGGCTGCGACCCCTCGGCCTCGTGCGCTTCGTCCCCTACTTCCTGTGGCAGTCGCTCCTGGGCGGCCTCGACGTGGCGCGGCGCGCCCTGAGCCCGGCCTTGCCGCTCGCGCCCGGCTTTATCGAGGTGCCTCTTGGCCTGAAGGGCGAGGCGGCCCAGGCCTTTTTCGTGTGGACGGTGAGCCTCCTGCCGGGCACGGCCGGCGCGGAGCTTTTGGGGGGCAGCTTGAAGGTCCACGTGCTTGACGTGGGGCAGAACAATCTGGAGAAGCTGAGGGCGCTCGAGCGCAAGGTGGCGGGATTGTTCGCGGAAGAAGCCTGA
- a CDS encoding oxidoreductase, whose translation MMALSFLLPLTGGLVVFGLGRRAAQPVAVLSALGTLFSVLVLAGQVAREGPQGYALGGWPAPLGIELYADGVAVFMLLVSAVVGVAVSLYALGYFPHRPSESWLEEDSFWPLWLMLWAAMNALYLSADLFNLYVTLELVTLAAVGLVILSGKEVSLTAGMRYLLAALAGSLFYLFGVSLVYAAFGTLHLTGLAPLLAPGAVSWLALALMTAGLMVKTALWPFHFWLPPAHASAPAPVSALLSALVVKVSFYLILRLWLDVFAGVLNPAAAQVLGALGATAILWGSFQAIRQTRLKLLVAYSTVAQLGYLFLLFPLGAFSAGLHHALAHALAKAAMFMVAGAVIHACGSDELEDIGGAARRLPLATLTFALAGFTLLGLPPSAGYHSKELFLAAVHASGQWWWEAALRLGALLAAVYLALALRPLLERAGEGANFRRVPWPMTWAPLLLALLAALFGLLPQGTLSGLLEVGR comes from the coding sequence ATGATGGCCTTGAGTTTCCTCCTGCCCCTGACGGGCGGGCTCGTCGTCTTTGGGCTGGGCCGGCGCGCGGCGCAGCCTGTCGCCGTCCTGAGCGCGCTCGGCACGCTCTTCTCGGTCCTGGTCCTGGCGGGGCAGGTGGCGCGGGAGGGGCCGCAGGGCTACGCGCTGGGCGGCTGGCCCGCGCCGCTGGGCATCGAGCTCTACGCCGACGGCGTCGCCGTCTTCATGCTGCTCGTCAGCGCCGTGGTCGGGGTCGCGGTGAGCCTCTACGCGCTCGGCTACTTTCCGCACAGGCCAAGCGAGTCCTGGCTCGAGGAGGACAGCTTCTGGCCGCTCTGGCTCATGCTCTGGGCGGCGATGAACGCGCTCTACTTGTCGGCCGACCTCTTCAACCTCTACGTCACGCTCGAGCTCGTCACCCTCGCGGCGGTGGGGCTGGTCATCCTCTCCGGCAAGGAGGTCTCCCTGACGGCGGGGATGCGCTACCTGCTCGCCGCCCTGGCCGGCTCGCTCTTCTACCTCTTCGGGGTGTCGCTCGTCTACGCGGCCTTTGGGACGCTCCATCTCACCGGCCTGGCACCCTTGCTCGCGCCCGGCGCGGTGTCTTGGCTGGCGCTCGCCCTCATGACCGCGGGCCTCATGGTCAAGACGGCGCTCTGGCCCTTTCACTTCTGGCTGCCGCCCGCCCACGCCAGCGCCCCGGCGCCGGTGAGCGCGCTGCTCTCGGCCCTGGTCGTCAAGGTGTCGTTCTACCTCATCTTGCGGCTCTGGCTCGATGTCTTTGCTGGCGTCCTCAACCCGGCGGCCGCGCAAGTCCTGGGCGCCCTGGGCGCTACGGCCATCCTCTGGGGCTCCTTTCAGGCTATCCGCCAAACGCGGCTCAAGCTGCTCGTCGCCTATTCGACGGTGGCGCAGCTCGGTTACCTCTTCCTGCTCTTTCCGCTAGGGGCATTCTCGGCGGGCCTCCATCACGCTCTAGCCCACGCGCTCGCCAAGGCCGCCATGTTCATGGTCGCCGGGGCCGTCATCCACGCTTGCGGCAGCGACGAGCTCGAGGACATCGGCGGCGCCGCCCGGCGCTTGCCGCTGGCGACGCTGACCTTCGCCCTGGCGGGCTTTACCCTCCTCGGTCTGCCGCCGAGCGCGGGCTACCATTCCAAAGAACTGTTCCTCGCGGCCGTCCACGCCAGCGGTCAGTGGTGGTGGGAGGCGGCGCTCCGCCTGGGCGCGCTGCTGGCGGCGGTCTACCTGGCCCTGGCCCTGCGGCCGCTGCTGGAGAGGGCGGGGGAGGGGGCGAACTTTCGGCGCGTCCCCTGGCCGATGACCTGGGCGCCGCTCCTGCTGGCCCTGCTCGCCGCCCTCTTCGGCCTCCTTCCCCAGGGCACGCTCAGCGGGCTGCTCGAGGTCGGCCGGTGA